Below is a window of Bdellovibrionota bacterium DNA.
CACCGCCCGAGCCGGAGGCCGATTTTTTTCCGGAGGATATGGAAGATCCGTTGATGGAGGGATTTTCCGATGGCGATTCGGAGTCCCGACGAATTTCCACCGACGAAGAAGGTCGACCGGTCCGAACGAAGCGCGCCGCCACCGACGAAGAGTAGGCTGCGCGTGGTTGTGGGCAGCGACACGATCGTCGCCGTCGCAACGCCGGCGGGGAGAGGTGGAATCGGAATCGTCCGTCTCTCGGGCCCCGCGGCCGAGGGCGTCGCTCGAAAATTTTTTCGTCCGAAGAAGCCCCTCCCCTCTCCGTGGCCAAGTTTAGAGCTGGTTTACGGCGAGTTTGTTTATCCAGACGACGGCAGTGTCATCGACAACGGCTACGCCGTGCGAATGGCCGCGCCGAATTCTTTCACGGGCGAAGAGGTGGTCGAACTTCACGGTCACGGGAGTCCCGTCGCTCTTCAACGAATGGTCGCTGTTTGCATTTCCACCGGCGCCCGACTCGCCGAGCCGGGAGAATTCACAAAACGCGCGTTTCTCCATGGAAAGATCGACCTGGTTCAGACGGAAGCGGTCGCCGAGTTCATCGCCGCCCAGAGTGAAGCCGAACTTGCCGCAGCGCGGCGAAGGTTGGACGGAAAACTCTCCTCCCGTCTCCATCGATTACGAGAGGAGACGATATCAATCCTGGCCGAGTGCGAAGCCGACATCGATTTTCCCGAAGAAGGCCTCTCGCTCGTTACCCGCCCTCGCCTTCTGAATAAATTCGAAGAAATTCAACAGGTTGGAAAAGAAATTCGAGCCACGTACGAATCGAATCAACATCTTCAAACGGGGTTTCAGGTCGTCTTGATCGGCCGACCAAATGTCGGGAAGTCT
It encodes the following:
- the mnmE gene encoding tRNA uridine-5-carboxymethylaminomethyl(34) synthesis GTPase MnmE; the encoded protein is MVVGSDTIVAVATPAGRGGIGIVRLSGPAAEGVARKFFRPKKPLPSPWPSLELVYGEFVYPDDGSVIDNGYAVRMAAPNSFTGEEVVELHGHGSPVALQRMVAVCISTGARLAEPGEFTKRAFLHGKIDLVQTEAVAEFIAAQSEAELAAARRRLDGKLSSRLHRLREETISILAECEADIDFPEEGLSLVTRPRLLNKFEEIQQVGKEIRATYESNQHLQTGFQVVLIGRPNVGKSSLFNALLSMDRAIVTEVAGTTRDILREEILLNGRRVRIVDTAGLRESTQDAIERIGMDRTTQEMKKADVVCLVCDSTAGFGLEDQRILDQWPDKEIWLVWNKVDLEMPSAPPILRQRSFMVSALRGDGVAELQNAIGRRVVELTTACSDGGISNDRQRILMDHYLKALDQAEAEGRKGGSAELVAFELRQAHRALSRIVGKDESVEDILSEIFSRFCIGK